CATCGCCAGCCCGGCCAGTCCCGCCCAGGCGAGCAGGCCCGTGAACCGGCTGTGCAGCCACCGCGCCCCGGAGCGCAGCAGGAATGCGACCAGTCCGCCCGCGCCCAGCTCCCAGGCCCGGGTGGGCAGGGAGAAGAACGCCCACGGCTGGGAGATGTTCATCAGCACCACGCAGGCGAGGAACGAGAGAGCGGTGACCACGGCGATCAGCGCCATCACCCGTTGCTCGCGGCGCCGGCAGAGCCAGAACCCCACCGCCAGCAGCGCCGGCCAGAACAGGTAGAACTGCTCCTCGATGCCGAGGGACCAGTAGTGCTGGTACACCGAGGGCGTGGTCTCGGCGAGGTAGTCGGTGTCCTGGAGGGCGAAGAAGTAGTTCGGCCCGTACAGCGCGGTCGCGATCGCGCCGTCGACGACCTTGCGCATCAGCAGCGGGGACATCCAGATCCAGGCGGCGACCAGGGTGAGCGCGGCGACCAGCAGCGCCGCCGGCAGGATGCGGCGCGCGCGTTTGGCGTAGAAGCTGCTGAAGCTGATCCGCCCGTCCCGCTCGAGGGTCTCCAGCAGGTGGGTGGTGATGAGGAACCCGGAGATCACGAAGAAGACGTCCACGCCCACGTACCCGCCGGAGAGGGCCGCCACGCCGGAGTGGAACAGCACCACGAGCATCACCGCGATCGCCCGCAGCCCCTGGATGTCGGGGCGGAAGCCGGGCTTCGGGGAGGGTCCCGTGCGGGGCGCAGCCACGTCAGGGGCGGTCACGACAGATGCTCCTCGATGCCGGCGACAAGAACAGCATCCAGTATAACGATCAGATAACGCCGCAGGTATATCGCGTGCACGCGCTCGAGACTGCCCGCCATGACGAAGGCCCGCCGGGGATGTCCCCGGCGGGCCTTCGCGTTCCTCGGAACTGCGTCAGAAGTTGGTGTCGAACCGGTGGAGGAAGGCGGCCATCGCGTCGCGCTTGACCGGAGTCAGCGGACGGTAGGTGCCGTCGGACCAGCCGGTGGAGAGCCCCTCGGACTTCATCCAGCACATCTCCTCGGCGAACAGCATGCCGGTGGGCACGTCCTCGAAGCACTGCGCACTGGGGACGGAGAGGTCCGGGGCGCCGGCGAAGCGGTGCATGAACGCGGCCATCGCGTCGCGGTTGATCGGCTCGACCGGACGGAACTGGTGGGTGCCGTCAGGCATCGTCCACCCGGTGGTGATGCCCTCCTGGTAGGCCCAGACGACCTCCTTGTAGTGCTGCTGGCCGGGGTGCATGTCGGTGAACGGGGAGGACTCCGGCAGGTCGACCGCCGGCTCATCCGCCATCCGGTACAGGAACGCGGCCATCGCGTCGCGGTTGACGGGACTCAGCGGGCGGTACTCGGGACCGTCCGGGGTCTGCCAGCCGTAGGAGATCTCGGACTCGGCCATCCACGCCATGTGGTCGAAGTGCTCGACACCGGGCTCGACGTCGATGAACGGCGTGGTGGCGTCGAACCCGTGGGTCCAGGTGGTGGTGCCGGTGAGTTCGTAGCCGGACAGGGCGCGCGCGGTGACGGTGACGGTGCCGGACGCGGCGTGATCGCCAGCCCCGACGACTTCGCCGTTCACCAGGTACTCGACGCCATCCGTCGCCGGGATCGTGACGGTGTCCTCCGCAGATCCACTGCGATCGTCGAAGGCAGGAGCGCCGGCGGTCACAGACTCTGCGGCGAACGTGTGGGTCCACTCCGACTCGCCGTCGAGGATGTAGCCGTCCAGCGCACTGGCCGTGATCTCGACCGTGCCGGTCGCGCTGTAGGTCCCGGCGTCGGCGACCTCGCCGTCCACCAGGTACTGGGCACCTTCGGCCGCCGGGATCGTGTAAGTGCGGGCATCGTCGTCGAAGGTGACCGCGGCTGGCGAGACCGGCGTGCCGTAGACGATGTCGACGACTCCCAGAGTGGCGAAGTAGGCGAACTCCCCTGGGTCGGTGCTGTTTCCGAGCGAATCGGACAGGGGATAGATCGTCACCTCCCAGTCACCGGGAGCGTGCCCTTCGGGGATAGTGATGGTCCGCGCGTAGACGCCGTCGTGCGCATCGCCGGAGACCCGTTCCATCCGGCCGAAACCGACGGACTGACCGGTGTCGACACTGCGCACTCTGACGATGGGACCATCGGACCCGGTCTCGTCGGTAACACGGACCGTGGCGGTGAAGGTCGCCGGCTCGTGCTCGACGAAGTACGTCAGATCATCATCGCCGTCATCGGACGTCACCGAATACTCGGCGATCTGGGGAGCTTGCGTATCGGGTCCATCGGCGTGGGCGGCGACAGCGCCGGTGAGAACGAGCGGTGCCGCCACGGACATGGCCGCGACTCGGCGTAGAGCGGTCTTCACGAATCACCTCAAGGTGTGCGAACTGAAAAGGACCTCCTCAAATTAGACCGAGGTGCTGACGTGCGACGACAAATGCTCGAAAAATCCCACAAGCGAAGTTAAAACGTTATCTCCCATGGTGTGAGACGGGATCCGAGTCCCTGTGTGCGCCCGGCGGCGCCCAGCGGCTCTATCCACCTCCATGGAGAATCGGCCATCTGGGCGCTGGAGGCCGCGAGGATGCCCGAGCGCAGGGCATCGACTCTCGCCTTCAGCGTTTACCTCCTCGGATTAGTGCGGTGATCCGCGATGCACGCTCCTCCGCACGCTTTCTCGAGGGGCCGACTTTGTCGTCGAAGGCCCGGGTGTATCTCCATGCCGGGACGTGCATTGAACCCCATGAACGAAAACGTGGCGTAAATCACGGGTCCGAAAGAATCCCAAAACGTCCGCCACGCACGCAGGATCGCCGCATCGCCCCCGCACAGTGCGGTGCGCGACCGTTGGCGCGCCGAGAGGTCCCAGCGCCGCGCCCCGCACCATCAGGGTGGTTGCGGACGACGCCGGGATCACCGGCCAGGGCTGTCAGTGCCCGTAGCCGCCGGCGTCGCGCTTCTCGTCCTCCTGAGCCTCGATGATCCCGTCGTGCTGGGCGGCCTCGCGCTCAGAGAGCTCCTTGGTGCGCTCATCCACGAGGTCCTGCTGCTCCGAGGTGGAGTCCGGGCTCTTCTCGCCCTGATCCTCGGCATGCGGGTGGGCGTCGTCCTCGGGGTGATCCATCGGCGTGCTGGTCATGATGAGCCTTTCGTCCGGGAACGGGTCAACAGGAACACAGTGCCACCGATCGCTCCCGCAGGCCATGATCCTGACCGATCGCCCGGCCGTCACGGGCGGTGTCATGGTCAGTCCCTGCGGTGGCGGATCACGTCTCCGGGAACAGACCCTCCGGTCCCGGCGAGCTCGCACCGTCGCTCTATACCCTGGTACCAGGTGGACGAGCCGAACAGGGGGAATGGCATGACGACAGCACTCGTGATCGAGGACGACGACGACATCCGTCGACTGCTCGAGGTGGTGCTCACGCAGGCCGGGTACTCCGTTGCCGGGGCCGATACCGGGACCAGCGGGCTCGAGGCGCTCGAGGCGCAGGTGCCCGATCTGCTCCTGGTGGATGTGGGACTGCCGGACCTCGAGGGCTATGAGGTGGTGCGCCGCGCGCGCGATCGGGTGGACGGGCACATCGTCATGCTCAGCGCCCGCTCGCAGGAAGCGGACGTCCAGCTCGGGATCGACGCGGGCGCGGATGAGTACCTCACCAAGCCGTTCCGACCCCGGCAGCTGCGCGAGCGGCTGGCGGAGATCGTGGCGCAGCCCGTCACGCGCGGGGGACGGTGACCATCCGGAGCTCGGTGAGCGCCGGGTCGGCCTGGTGCGGGGTCTGCAGCAGCGAGCGGCGCACCGAGACCTCCTTGCGCAGCATGCCCACCGTCTCCTGACCGATCGCGGTGACCGCAGGCAGCTGTGCACGGCACGCTTCGAGGTCTCCACTGCTCAGTGCCAGTTCGAGATCCGTGGCGGCCTGCTCGAGCCGGGCCGCGCCCACCATCGCCGAGGAGACCCTCACGCTGCCGATCGCGTCGCGGATCGCCGTCCTGTCCTCGGCGGCGATCGCTCGTTCCAGGCGTGCGGAGCGGGTGGGCCACATGAGCGCCCACCCGGCCACGAAATCGATGCCGAGGTCCGAGCGGCCCTCGAGCTCCGCGCTCAGCTCCTCGAGCTGCTCCAGGCGCATCAGCGGCAGCGCCTCCAGCGCCGCGGACAGCGGCACCGGGACCAGGCGGCGCCCGTCGGCGTTGCGGCGGGTCTTCGCCCAGCCGGTGCGCCCGGTCACCGCGCGCCACGTGGCGCGCAGGTAGTACACGTAGGTGAGGTAGACGTACACCAGGTTCACGAGCCCCAGCCCCACTGCGCCGAGCAGGGACACCTCGCCGCCGCTC
The window above is part of the Brachybacterium vulturis genome. Proteins encoded here:
- a CDS encoding S-layer homology domain-containing protein — its product is MKTALRRVAAMSVAAPLVLTGAVAAHADGPDTQAPQIAEYSVTSDDGDDDLTYFVEHEPATFTATVRVTDETGSDGPIVRVRSVDTGQSVGFGRMERVSGDAHDGVYARTITIPEGHAPGDWEVTIYPLSDSLGNSTDPGEFAYFATLGVVDIVYGTPVSPAAVTFDDDARTYTIPAAEGAQYLVDGEVADAGTYSATGTVEITASALDGYILDGESEWTHTFAAESVTAGAPAFDDRSGSAEDTVTIPATDGVEYLVNGEVVGAGDHAASGTVTVTARALSGYELTGTTTWTHGFDATTPFIDVEPGVEHFDHMAWMAESEISYGWQTPDGPEYRPLSPVNRDAMAAFLYRMADEPAVDLPESSPFTDMHPGQQHYKEVVWAYQEGITTGWTMPDGTHQFRPVEPINRDAMAAFMHRFAGAPDLSVPSAQCFEDVPTGMLFAEEMCWMKSEGLSTGWSDGTYRPLTPVKRDAMAAFLHRFDTNF
- a CDS encoding response regulator transcription factor; translation: MTTALVIEDDDDIRRLLEVVLTQAGYSVAGADTGTSGLEALEAQVPDLLLVDVGLPDLEGYEVVRRARDRVDGHIVMLSARSQEADVQLGIDAGADEYLTKPFRPRQLRERLAEIVAQPVTRGGR